The genomic interval gggccgCGCCGGGCAGCGCCGGGAAGCGCAGCGGGAAGCGCGGGGAGCAGCCGGCACCGCCGAGCGCGGCGGCACCGGGCGGGAGGAGCCGCCGGCACCGGCAGAGCCGCGCCCCGGGCCCCGCCAgcggccgccccgcccggccccgggggcggcgggcccggcacggcccggccATGCTCGGCCTGGACGTGTGCGAGGCCGGcgggcagctgctggagctgctctggctggCGCTGTGCTACCGAGGtgagcggcggcggccggggggCAGCGGCCGGGGGTGGCGGGGGGCATTGCCCCGGGGAGGGAGGGCGAGCATCGCTCATCATCACTGTTGGGCGAGCCCCCAACAGGTGAGCATCCCCCGGGCACCCGGTGCATCCGTGAGTGAGCATCACCCCGGGCCCGGGGGAACTGGAGCGTCCCACGGGGGAgacccccgctgtccccctgCCACCTCGCAGCCTGTGGCCCCCGGTGCATGCCACGCTGCCCTGCCGCCAGCGAGTCCCCAGGTGGGTGCATCCCCGGGCTGGGAGTGCCCGCATGCTCCGTGACAGCCGAGGGGCAGGGCCTTGGTACGGGCCCCAGAGGGGCAGCAGGgccactgctgtgtccccatcACTGCCGctgccctggggacccccatcTGGGCCCTGTGGCCCCACATTTTTGGTCCTGGGGCCCCGGGGCTGAGCGGAGGcagtgtccctctgtcccatGCTGTGTTCCCAGCACGTCCCCAGCAATGGAGTTCCAGGGGCTTTGGGGAGCTCAGCGCTTACGGCCACAAGAGTGGGGGGGTGATGCAGTGGGCAGGGAGAGTCAGGGACTGTGGGGACATCAGCCGCCCTTGTGCCCCCCAGCAGTCTGGCAGCACCAGAGCCACCAGAACCACCGTCCCAGTGATGCCTTTttgccctgcagctgctggtggtTTGAATTTGGGGTGGCAGACGGGGCTGGAGGTTGCCCAGCGGGGTTGGAaggggcagcagggcagtgccaaGGACTTCTCCGGGTGACACgaaggggctctgggggctgggggggtctgCAAACGCCCCCCAGACCGAGCACACCGCGTAGGCACCGGCTCGCCTTGCTCCATGACCGTGCGGAAATGCAGCCGGCGGCAACACCTCTGGTCTCAGCTGTGCCACCAGGCCCCGGGGACACCGAGCCTGGCAGCCTTCCCACGGCTCCGAGCAGGGGAGCAGCTTGGCCTCCCCACGGGGATTTCCCATTCCACAGCCCAGCCACcccctgcccagcagtgcctTGGTGTcggggggtgtccccgggggtgtccccggggctgCCACTGCCTGTCCCCCGCAGACATCATGGCTGACAAGGAGGGGGTGACGCTAtcgctggaggaggaggaggaggatgccgACGTGGCCCTGGCGTACAAGACGCCGGAGAAGAAGAGCCTGCAGGAGATCCAGGAGCTGGACCCAGGGGATGAGAGCCTGCGGAAGTACAAGCAGGCGCTGCtgggtgccatccctgctgccGTGGGTAAGGCTGGGGCTGCAGTCGGGTTTGGGCTCCGCGGCACCTCGGCAGCCCGGCCGGGGGATGCAGCCTCAGCGGGCTCAGGGAGCTCGGGCGTCCCGTGGGGCATCCCCGGCAGGGAGGGCACATCCCGGCTGGAATCGCCCCTGGGTGTTGCCTGAGCCCCCCACCCGCGCAGAGACCCCGGCATTCCCTGCCGACAGAGTGCCGGTGCCCGGGGACCCCAGTTGCCGTGGTTACGGGATCACCGCCGCAGTTTCCATAGGAACGGCTACAGGGAACCGGGGAATTCATGGGGATGACGGAGAGGAGCGAACGGCGGGGACGGGGGGAGGGACACGGGGGTAACACGGCTGCCGGTGACCAGACGGTGCCCCCCGCTCCCCACGGCCCCCTCAGCAGCCCCCCAGGGTGCTGGTCAGCACTGAGGGTCCCTGGGGTGCTCCACGGGCCCAGCACCTCCTTGTCCAACCATGAATGCATCGGGGAAGGTGCAAACAaggggggagaggaggggtTTGCAGAGCAGTGGGGTGCCTGAGGGGTGCACGGTGATATGGGTGAAAGCTGGGGGCGTGCAGGTTGGGCTGGTGGCGTGAAGGAGACCAGTGCCCACCTCAAGGGATGCCTTGGCTGCCCGTgctgcatcctcctcctctgcttcccCTTGTTCTGCTCCTGAGGCAGGGAATGGTACACCCTGGGAAATACCCGTGTCTGGGTCCTTTAAATGTGATCTTACCCCAAAAGACACCGATTCCAGTGATGGGGTGACCTGAGATGCCCCTGCtctcctgtgccctgcctggctgcctgGCACTCCCTTGCTTTAGCACCCCCACCATGGGCACCGTGGCCCTTCCTGCCATTGCAGGGCCATGGGCAGCCCCTTGGCTCGCTGGGATGGAGGTGATGGTGGACTGGGCATGGTGGGTAAGGTCTGGGCCCTGCTGCTTGTCCCTAGATGCCAGCGTGCCCAACGTGCAGGTGACAAAGCTGACACTGATGTGCGAGCAGGCACCAGGGCCCATCACCATGGACCTGACAggtgagccctggggacacctaagggacgaggaggaggaggaagaggaaggggtACCGGGCTGATGGACCATCTGCCTGTGCAGGAGACCTGGAGGAGCTGAGAGGCCGGGCCTTTGTGCTGAAGGAAGGGGTGGACTACAGGGTGAAGGTGTCCTTCAAGGTGAGGGGAGCGTGTGGTGCCCTGTGCCCACTGGCTGGGCATGGCCCTGCTGCCCTCAAACCTACCCCAAGGGGTCCTTGTTACCCTGGGACCCTGCCCCACAGGGTCCCTCTTGCCACCCatgtgtccctgcctgtcccaggCTCCCTGCCTTGGCATATCTGCTTCCACCCTTTAGCCCTGGGGTCTGTGCCCCTCTGAGCCTCTGCCCACTCTGAGTTCCCCTGAGTTCCTCCTCTGAGGTCCTCGCTGTCCCCAGTGTGACTGCCACAGCATGGTTCCTTCCACCCCAGAATCCTCGCTTCTCCCGGAGATCCCAGCAATGCTGGCTGTCCCAGGGTTTCCTAGagatccctgctcctcctgaggGGGATCCCCGCCACCCTGGAGTCCCTGCCACCTTTGATGGTGCTGAATTCTGACAAGGGGTGGAAGAGGTGGATGCCAGGGGTCCCCATGGCACGGGGCACTCCCCAAGTCCCCCCTGCCTTCTCCCCGCAGGTGAACAGGGAGATCGTCTGCGGGCTGCGGTGCCTGCACCTCACCTACCGCCGGGGCCGGCCCGgtgagtggggctgggggctggggggggggctGGGTGGCCCCCGGGCTCTCCTGGCCCCGCTCACCcgtccctcctgtccctcctcgCCCAGTGGATCGCGATGTTTTCATGGTGGGCAGCTACGCGCCGCGGGCCGAGGAGTACGAGGTGGTGACGCCGGCGGAGGAGGCGCCGCGGGGATGGCTGGCACGGGGCTCCTACCGCGTCCGCTCCCTCGTCACCGACGATGACAAGACGGAGCACCTCTCCTGGGAGTGGGGCCTCTGCATAAAGAAGGCTTGGGAGGACTGAGCCCGCCCCCGCaccccggctccccccgccaGCTCGGGGACGCGGTGCCGCCATCCCGGGGACCCCTCGCCGGCACCGCCGCGCTTGCCCCAATCGCCTGAAGGGTTGAGGGGGGTCCCTTAGCGAGTGAGAGCCCGTGGTCGTGGTCTTCGCAAccaaagttatttttaattgctgtttttttttaaatatcgACGCCCGCCTGGTCCTCACGGCGTCCCCATCgctggggccggggctgtgACCCTGCCGTGGTGGTGCCGTGTCCGGTACCCGCCCGGTCGCAGGCTGCGCTCTTCCATCGCCATTAAACCCTACAGACTGGTCTCTTACTGGTGTGTCTGTGCCCCCACCGCCTGTGCCTGTCCCCccgctccctgtccctgtcccccccggccgtgtccccatcccgctGGCGGGGCCAGGTCTCCCTGCAGCGCCTGGAAAACAGGCACCTGCTCCCTCTGCCTTAtcggcggggccgggcagccAGTAGCGGAGGGCCACGAGCCCCAGGGCACCGGCACAACCCGCCCCCAGGTCCCTTATCTTCGTCCTCCTCCCTGGACAACATCTTCAGCGCCGGCACCATGCGCGGCTGCGGGTCCcggctgctctggctgctggtgctgtCGCTGGCCTGGCTGGGCCCGGCTTTGGGGGGCCAGGATAAGGATGAAGAGGTGatagaagaggaggaaaaggagaagaaagaggatGAAGTGCTCTCAGATGAGATCAAGGAAGAGGACAATGTCCTGGTGCTCCATGAGCACAACTTTGCCCGTGCCCTGAATgagcaccagctgctgctggtggagtTCTGTGAGTGCCCCCAGTGCGGGCAGGGCCGTGGGCAGGGGCAGGGTGGGGTAGGGAATATTGGCTGAGTGTGGGCAGAACACACGTACATGgacacagcacaggagggaggggggtggggtgggcaggggcaaGGCTGTGGGACAGAGCGGGGAGAGCACAGGCCATGTGCAGggcacaggatggggacagaCACACGGGGCAGGGACACACggagcagggacacaggcagAGCATGGTGTGAGGGGTGTTTAGCatgggacacaggacagggacacacggtGTGGGTGTGGGAAGGGCACAAGCTGGGGCCCAGTGGGCTCTgggctgtccccacacctgtccccttTATCAGTGCTGTCCCTTACCCACAGACGCGCCGTGGTGCGGGCACTGCCAGCGGCTGGCTCCCGCCTTTGCCCAGGCAGCCACCGAGCTGAGGAATGagtccagcccagcccggctGGGCAAGGTGGATGCCATGGCACAGACAGCCCTGGCCACTGAGTTTGGCATCACCTCCTACCCCACGCTCAAGCTCTTCCGTGATGGCAACCGCACCCACCCCCTGGCATACACCGGTAGGGCTGCGGCAGTGCCCCCGGCACCATCGAGGGGACACTGccgtggggctgggatgggtggCAGGGGCTGATGGTCGAGGCTGGCACTGTCCTTGTGGGGGTCACAGGGTGGTGATGGTGAGAGGAGTGGCAACGTCCCGGTGGTGACAATGGACAGGTGACAGTGGGATGTATGAGGTGATGAtggtgggcagtgctgctggcgGGTGGCTGAGGTtggtggcacagggaggggtggcagcctggagaggggacaTCAGGTGACATCTGTGTGCCAGGCCGCATGGACAGCCAGGGCATCGTGCGCTGGATGCAGCGCCGGGCTGGCCCCAGCGCCACGCTGCTGCAGGACACCGACACCACCGCTGCCTTCATCGACTCCCAGGATTTGGTGGTCATTGGCTTCTTCAAGGTGGGCTGGGACGGGTTGGGGCTGGACCACGGCCGTGGCCATGGCTGTGGTGCTGACGGGTGGCTGTGCAGGACCTGAGGGGTGAGGCAGCCCAGGTGTTCCTCGAGGTGGCTGCTGACATGGTGGACACGACATTCGGCGTGGCAGAggcagctgagctcttccaggcgTACGGGCTGTCAGCTGACACCGTCTGCCTGTTTAAGAAGGtgagggggtggcaggggagtgGTGGGGCCATTCTGTCCTCCCCTCAGCCCTCACAGGCCCCTGCCCTGGCAGTTTGATGAGAGACAGACAAACTTCCCTGTGGACCCTGCACGGGGGCTGGACATGGCCGAGCTCACCCGGCTGCTCCGCGTCCACAGCCTGCAGCTGGTGATGGAGTTCACCAACGAGGTAcagcccatccccagccctgtcacTGTCTGTGAGGGCCATGGCTGCCCTgccctcatcctcctcctcctccccagacATCCAGCAAGATCTTTGGTGCAAAGATCCCCCATCACATGCTGCTCTTCCTCAACAAGTCCTCACCCGATCAGCTGTTGCTGCAGGACGGTTTCAGGGCAGCTGCCGGTGGCTTCCGGGGTGAGGTGAGGTGGCCCCATGGTAGGGACATGGAGGGTGGCTTTGGGATTCCCCAGCCTCAATGtcccccattccctgcccaggtgCTCTTTGTGGTGGTGGATGTAACCGGACACGGCGCCGACGTCCTGCCCTTCTTTGGCATGACCGCTGCTGATGCCCCCACCCTGCGCCTGGTGAAGATGGAGAACAATCGCAAGTACCAGATGGAGCAGGACAACTTCTCGGATTCGGCCATTCGCACCTTCATCCAGGCGGTGCTGGACGGCAAGGTGAAGGTGAGGGGTGCAGCACGGTGCCAGCCAGCACCGGTGGAttctgccctgtgctggggtgGGCTGTTGGCTCAGAAACCCAAGGATGATGCTTGTGTGGTGAGCACCAGGACCTGTCCACTGATACTCCCGCTGCCAGGCTTGAGGATCTGGGGATTTGTTACGGGCAAGGGAGGCAGGAGAGAGCTGGCATGGAGACACACAGATCTGGGATGGGGAAAGCAGCAGAGGGGAAGATGTGGTCCAAAAGGCAGCACAGGAACATACCCCCTGCCCCACGGGCCTCTGGAACAGCTCAGCCAGGCTGTGACTGTCCTGACTGTCCCCACAGCCTCACCTGCTGAGTGCGGAGCCCCCTGAGGACTGGGACACGCGGCCCGTTAAAGTCCTGGTGGGGAAGACCTTTGAGCAGGTGGCATTTGATGAGACCAAGAACGTCTTTGTCAAGTTCTGTAAGTGCCAGGACCGCTCATGgccctccctgagctctgccatggggctcagcccctccaGGACATCCCCAGCCCTGTTACAGACCCCCTGTCAATGCCCTCACCCCACAGACGCGCCGTGGTGTCCCCACTGCCAGGCCATGGAGGCTGCCTGGGAGGAGCTGGCCGAGCGCTACAAGGACCGCGAGGACATCGTCATCGCCGAGATGGACTCCACAGCCAACGAGCTGGAGAACATCACCATCCACGGCTTCCCCACCCTGCACTACttccccgcggggccgggcaggaAGGTTGGTGTGGGCACTTGTGGGGTCACCAGCACCTGGGGGACAGGGGCACCCTCAGCACCCTCTGCTCCCATGGTTCCAGATGATTGAGTACAAGAGCACCCGAGATGTGGAGACCTTCTCCAAGTTCCTGGAAAACGGGGGGACACTGCCTGAGGAGCCTCCGGTGAGTGAGGTCAGGGACAGCTCCCCTGcccaggggtgtccccgggCCCTGCTGGGCGAGGGGATCGAtcctgcaggatggggacagggacagggacagggtcaGGCAGGGAGTGTGTGTCCATCCAAGCCTCActgctgccttctccaggtgacCAAGACCCCTGGGAACAGCACGGGCAAGGAGGATCCGAGTGTGCCGCGGACAGATGAATCCCGGGATGAGTTGTGAGCCCTGTCCTACTCAGGCATGTGCTATAAAACACCTGGAAACAATGtgggctctgctctgtgtcTGTCTCCATGTGCTGGGAGCACCCACCTGTCTTGGGAACACAGCAGGGCCTCTGTCCCCCTGGGGCAGCTGTGCTATAGCACTCATCCTGGCAACCCTGCAACCAGGTGGCCAAGGAGCTCTCCATGCTGGCCCTCGTGCTGCACTGGTGGGGTTCAGGTGATGGGGGATTAGCTGGGGTCTCTCTTTCGCGCATACCAGACCCAGGGgatccccaggagctgctgtcccagccaAGGCAGGCAACACGGGGTTCTACAGGCACATCAGCCTGGCTTGTAGCCTCTGGCAACTCCAGCAACTGTCTGGCAACTGTCCCCTCTCTGCTGAGCCATTTCCTTCAGGGGCAACATGTTGGTCCCCTGGGGCCAGGACGTGCTTGGCCACCCCtccagggagcccagagcagccccagctctgccgtgtgcccagacccttcaccagaCCTGCCCCATCCTCTGTGCAccccaggaggctgctgggGGCCTGGGTCTGCTCCAcggggaaggaaaaaaagcagcaggcagtgggatgtggggttttatttaattttatccaAGTACCTTTGAAAAGATCATTGTACAAGTCAGCACATGAGAATGCAGAGGAAATGCTGGGGCTGCACGGCCGCTGTACATATTTACAGGGACCCCCcgaaaaaaaaagggggagacGGAAATCCCGGGCACGCCAACAACCTCACCAGACACACCACCATCAGAACTTCAAAAAACAAGGAGCAAAACCCCTTGTAACACTGTTCCCGGGCTGAAAACATTTGCAGATTTTGCTGGACTTCACAAAGTGTATTGGGCAAGTCCAGAACGGTGTTTTAAAGGCACTGGGTGACATGTACAACAGGCGGAGTCGATCCCGGCGCGGTGCCATGGGCTCCCGGCAGCTCCaccactgctggggctggggatggctCTGAGCAGGGCCAGCACCACTGGGGATCCCCTGGGCTTTGGGGCCACCCCCGTTTCTGTGGGTGGGCAAGGGCTCTCTAAaggagctggcacagagccgtggctgtgctggagcagcagggcctgggctggctgagAGCAGGATGGGGGGAGCACcggcacagctccagcttccTTGTGGCCGAGTAAGCCCAGGAGGCTTCCCAGGGCTGCCTGCTGGCCCTGCATGAGCCACAAACTGGCATCAACGCCCCTCCTGGTGCAGTgccctcctgctgcctcccctgagACACAGAAGCTGACAAAAGATGCAGGAGTCACGGGTCTGGGCATGTCTGCACCAGGCACACAGGAGTCAGCCCTCTGCAGAACTGCAGCACCTTCCTGGGAGGTTCCCATTCTCCATGGGGACACAGAGGACACACAGGAATGTGCAGGCTGTGGGATGCCAGCACC from Poecile atricapillus isolate bPoeAtr1 chromosome 14, bPoeAtr1.hap1, whole genome shotgun sequence carries:
- the ARHGDIG gene encoding rho GDP-dissociation inhibitor 3 isoform X2; its protein translation is MLGLDVCEAGGQLLELLWLALCYRDIMADKEGVTLSLEEEEEDADVALAYKTPEKKSLQEIQELDPGDESLRKYKQALLGAIPAAVDASVPNVQVTKLTLMCEQAPGPITMDLTGDLEELRGRAFVLKEGVDYRVKVSFKVNREIVCGLRCLHLTYRRGRPVDRDVFMVGSYAPRAEEYEVVTPAEEAPRGWLARGSYRVRSLVTDDDKTEHLSWEWGLCIKKAWED
- the ARHGDIG gene encoding rho GDP-dissociation inhibitor 3 isoform X1, with the translated sequence MTVRKCSRRQHLWSQLCHQAPGTPSLAAFPRLRAGEQLGLPTGISHSTAQPPPAQQCLGVGGCPRGCPRGCHCLSPADIMADKEGVTLSLEEEEEDADVALAYKTPEKKSLQEIQELDPGDESLRKYKQALLGAIPAAVDASVPNVQVTKLTLMCEQAPGPITMDLTGDLEELRGRAFVLKEGVDYRVKVSFKVNREIVCGLRCLHLTYRRGRPVDRDVFMVGSYAPRAEEYEVVTPAEEAPRGWLARGSYRVRSLVTDDDKTEHLSWEWGLCIKKAWED
- the PDIA2 gene encoding protein disulfide-isomerase A2; this translates as MRGCGSRLLWLLVLSLAWLGPALGGQDKDEEVIEEEEKEKKEDEVLSDEIKEEDNVLVLHEHNFARALNEHQLLLVEFYAPWCGHCQRLAPAFAQAATELRNESSPARLGKVDAMAQTALATEFGITSYPTLKLFRDGNRTHPLAYTGRMDSQGIVRWMQRRAGPSATLLQDTDTTAAFIDSQDLVVIGFFKDLRGEAAQVFLEVAADMVDTTFGVAEAAELFQAYGLSADTVCLFKKFDERQTNFPVDPARGLDMAELTRLLRVHSLQLVMEFTNETSSKIFGAKIPHHMLLFLNKSSPDQLLLQDGFRAAAGGFRGEVLFVVVDVTGHGADVLPFFGMTAADAPTLRLVKMENNRKYQMEQDNFSDSAIRTFIQAVLDGKVKPHLLSAEPPEDWDTRPVKVLVGKTFEQVAFDETKNVFVKFYAPWCPHCQAMEAAWEELAERYKDREDIVIAEMDSTANELENITIHGFPTLHYFPAGPGRKMIEYKSTRDVETFSKFLENGGTLPEEPPVTKTPGNSTGKEDPSVPRTDESRDEL